Sequence from the Caldilineales bacterium genome:
CGCCTCGTTCGAGAAGGCTTTCCGGGATTACGCCAGCCAGGGCTACGACATGATCTTGGGCCACGGCTTCGAGTTCCAGGATGCAGCCTTGACCGTTGCCAAGGAGTACCCGAAGACTTACTTCTTCATTTCCAGCAGCCGCGTGTTCGAGGGCAATGTGATCGGCCTGAACACGGATTCGAGCCAGCCGTACTACCTGATGGGTGTGGCCGCCGCGACAATGGCGCCCCAGGGAGCCGGCTTTGTGGGGGGCATGGAGATCCCGCCCGTGAGTGAAGCGTTGACCGGCTTCACCAATGGCGCCAGGAGCATCAACCCCGATTATCCCGTCGCCAGCGCCTATATCGGCAATTTCACCGATGCGGCGGCAGCCAAAGAGGCGACCCTGGGCATGATCGCGCAGGGGGCCAGGATGGTGGTGCCCGACGCCGACGTGGCCAGCCTGGGGGTGTTCCAGGCGGTGTCTGAATCAGGGCCGGATGTCTACACCTTTGGCGCTTTCGGTGACTTCACCGACAAGGCTCCCAACAACATCCTGGGCAACTACCTCGCCAACTACGGGCAGGGCATCGTCAATATCGCCAGGCAGATCAAGGATGGCACGTTCAAACCCACTGCCAACGTCGAGTTTGGGCTGGCCAATGCCGACGTCATGTCGGTCGAGTTCAGCAAAGCCCATCCTTTGACCCCAGAAGCGGCGGCGGCCGTCGAGGCAGCCAAGGCGGCGATCGTAGCCGGCAAGGTGAACGCGCTGGCCAAGTAAATCTGCCCACCTCTCACCCGGTGCTGCGCGCCGCTGGCGACGCGCAGCACCATCGGACGATGCACCGTGAACGAGACTCCGCCTGGCTCCACCGCCGGTGCAATCCCGCCACCGGCAACCCCTGGCCGCAACCGCCGGCGCTGGCGCACCGCCCTTTTCGGCATCTTGGGTCCACTGACGGCGCTGGTAGCCGCATTCCTGGCCAGCGCCGTCATGCTGCGGCTGGCCGGGTTCGATCCGCTGGTTGCCTTCTCGACGCTGCTTCAGGGCGCGTTCGGCGACCAGCGCGTGATCAGCGAAGTCCTGCTCCAGGCCACGCCGCTGACTCTGATCGGCGTGGGGCTGGCCGTTGCTTTTCGCGCCAATATCTGGAACATCGGCGCTGAGGGCCAGTTCTACGCCGGCGCGGTGCTCGCCACCATGGCGGGCATTTTCCTGGGCGGTCTGCCGGCCATCGTCCTTGTACCGTTGGTGCTGTTGCTGGGGTTGGCGGGCGGCGCCCTGTGGGGTGCGCTGGCGGCGTGGTTCAAAGTCCGCTTTGGGGCCAGCGAGATCGTCACCACCATTATGCTAAACTACATCGCCATCATTACCACGGGCTATCTGGTGACAGGGCCGATGATCGAGGAAGCAGGCAAATTTCCGCAGACGGCGCGCATCGCCGAGACCGCCCGTCTCTATCGTTTTCTGCCGCCCACCCGTCTGCACATCGGCTTTCTCATCGCCCTGGTGGTGGCGTTCATCATCTGGGTTCTGCTGTTCAAGACCAGCACCGGCTACGCCATCCGAGCGGTGGGGCACAACCCCGAGACAGCGCGCTACGCCGGCATCGATGTCAACCACAATATGCTGCTGGTCATGGCGATCAGCGGTGGGGCCGCCGGCCTGGCCGGGGCAGTCCAGGTTGCCGGGCTTACCTTCCGGCTCTACCAGCAGATTTCGCCCGGCTATGGTTTCACCGGCATTGCCGTGGCCTTACTGGCAAACAACCACCCGCTGGGCGTGATCATCAGCGGGCTGCTATTCGGGGCGCTGCGTTCGGGGTCCGAAGTAATGCAGATCAGCGCCAAGATACCGTCGGTGCTGGCCTTTGCCATCCAGGGTCTGGTCATCCTGGCCGTCGTCACGGCCGGGGTCTATCAGACGCGGTGGCAGCAGCGCCAAAGGTGATCACCGAGCGCCCCTGCCACGCCCGCTGCCGCCCTCGACTCTGCTTGCACAAGGAGTGAACGGATCCATGGATTTCGCCTGGGTTGCCATGCTTACGAGTATCCTGGCTGCAACGTGGCGGATGGCGACGCCGCTGATCTATGCCGCCATTGGCGAAGTGTTCTCGGAACGGGCGGGCGTGCTCAATATCGGGCTAGAGGGTGCGATGTTGTTGGGCGCGTTCACCGCTTTTGCGGCGGTGTTGCTGACCGACAATGTCGCGATCGGTCTGGGCGCCACCGTGCTGGCGGGTGTAGCCATCGGCCTCGTCTTCGCCTTTTTCACGGTCACGGTCAAAGCCAATCAGATCATCGTCGGCGTTGCCTTGAACCTGCTGGGGTTGGGGTTGACCGGTTTCCTGTTCCGCACGCTGTTTGTAGGCACACAGAATGCCGTGCGCACGGTGCCTGTGCTGAATATCCCTGTCCTCAGAGACCTGCCCCTGGTGGGCGAGGCGCTGTTCGGCCAGAATCTCATGGTCTATGGCACGGTGCTGCTGACCTGGATCGCCTCGTTCGTGTTGTACAAGACAGCCTTTGGCCTCTCCATCCGGTCGGTCGGCGAACATCCCAGGGCGGCGGACACCGTGGGCGTGAGCGTGACTCGCCTGCGTTATGCGGCTGTCATCATCGGCACAACCTTGACGTCCCTCGCCGGCGCTTTTCTCACCATCGCCCACACCAATCAATTTGTAGAAGGCATCACCTCGGGCCGGGGCTTCATCGCCCTGGCCGTGGTCGTCTTTGGCCGCTGGACGCCCAAAGGCGCCTTCTGGGCCTCGCTGCTGTTTGGCGTGTTCTTCGCCCTGCAATTACGTTTGCAGGCCGTGCCCGACCTGATCGTCCCCTATCAGATCTTCCAGATGCTGCCCTATCTCGCCACGATTGTGGTGCTGCTGGGGCTGCGTGGGCGCAGCCATGCCCCCGCCGCCCTGGCCGTGCCCTATGATTCCTAAAGCGGAGCGCACGCATGAGTGATGTGATCCTGCGCATGGAAAACATGGTCAAGTCCTTCCCGGGCACGATTGCCAACGACGGCATCACGCTGGAAGTCCGGCAGGGCGAAATCCATTGCCTGCTCGGTGAGAACGGCGCCGGCAAGACGGTGTTGATGAGCACGCTCTACGGGCTGCATCATCCTGACTCCGGCCAGATCTATTACAAAGGCCAGCCGATTCAGGTGCGGTCGCCCAAAGACGCCATCCGACAGCGCATCGGCATGGTGCACCAGCATTTCATGCTTGTGCCCACCTTGACCGTGGCCGAAAACCTGATCCTGGGCCGGTACAAATCCTGGAGAGTCCTCCGGGATATGGCGCCGGTGAAGGAGCAGATCTTGAAGCTGGGTGAGGAGTTTGGCCTGCACACCGACCCCGATGCGCTGATCAGTCAGCTCTCGGTGGGCGAACAGCAGCGGGTCGAGATCTTGAAGGCGCTCTATCACGGCGTCGACCTGCTGATCCTGGACGAACC
This genomic interval carries:
- a CDS encoding ABC transporter permease, which encodes MDFAWVAMLTSILAATWRMATPLIYAAIGEVFSERAGVLNIGLEGAMLLGAFTAFAAVLLTDNVAIGLGATVLAGVAIGLVFAFFTVTVKANQIIVGVALNLLGLGLTGFLFRTLFVGTQNAVRTVPVLNIPVLRDLPLVGEALFGQNLMVYGTVLLTWIASFVLYKTAFGLSIRSVGEHPRAADTVGVSVTRLRYAAVIIGTTLTSLAGAFLTIAHTNQFVEGITSGRGFIALAVVVFGRWTPKGAFWASLLFGVFFALQLRLQAVPDLIVPYQIFQMLPYLATIVVLLGLRGRSHAPAALAVPYDS
- a CDS encoding ABC transporter permease yields the protein MNETPPGSTAGAIPPPATPGRNRRRWRTALFGILGPLTALVAAFLASAVMLRLAGFDPLVAFSTLLQGAFGDQRVISEVLLQATPLTLIGVGLAVAFRANIWNIGAEGQFYAGAVLATMAGIFLGGLPAIVLVPLVLLLGLAGGALWGALAAWFKVRFGASEIVTTIMLNYIAIITTGYLVTGPMIEEAGKFPQTARIAETARLYRFLPPTRLHIGFLIALVVAFIIWVLLFKTSTGYAIRAVGHNPETARYAGIDVNHNMLLVMAISGGAAGLAGAVQVAGLTFRLYQQISPGYGFTGIAVALLANNHPLGVIISGLLFGALRSGSEVMQISAKIPSVLAFAIQGLVILAVVTAGVYQTRWQQRQR
- a CDS encoding BMP family protein; its protein translation is MSRQHLAETKEQDPASFEKAFRDYASQGYDMILGHGFEFQDAALTVAKEYPKTYFFISSSRVFEGNVIGLNTDSSQPYYLMGVAAATMAPQGAGFVGGMEIPPVSEALTGFTNGARSINPDYPVASAYIGNFTDAAAAKEATLGMIAQGARMVVPDADVASLGVFQAVSESGPDVYTFGAFGDFTDKAPNNILGNYLANYGQGIVNIARQIKDGTFKPTANVEFGLANADVMSVEFSKAHPLTPEAAAAVEAAKAAIVAGKVNALAK